A window from Drosophila kikkawai strain 14028-0561.14 chromosome 2L, DkikHiC1v2, whole genome shotgun sequence encodes these proteins:
- the Traf4 gene encoding TNF receptor-associated factor 4 isoform X2, with translation MVRSLAQWTKTLSFPSRLSPNRNSKDCSTLASPVPPPTPPRNKATGSNCATSRSSSSTVSSSHSSSHSSPTPGNNNNNMPITELEQIIYPGPDPIMGSLVFCIHHKQGCNWSDELRKLKAHLNTCKHDATQCPNKCGAQIPRTMMTDHLQYTCIMRRTRCEFCQSEFSGAGLEEHNGSCGQEPVYCEAKCGQRVLRGRMTIHKSKDCTKRLRRCAHCQREFSADTLPLHAAQCPRAPLSCPQRCDAGPIARGELEAHLRDECQSLAVPCSFKEAGCRFKGPRQMLEAHLESNAAAHLSLMVALSSRQGQQIQMLKSAVSKLSINYTGTLLWKITDWSAKMTEARGKDGLELVSPPFYTSQYGYKLQASMFLNGNGPGENTHVSVYIKVLPGEYDALLKWPFSHSITFTLFEQGAQSGQGGVAESFVPDPTWENFQRPSNEPDQLGFGFPRFISHELLHSRPFIKGDTVFLRVKVDPSKIVAV, from the exons ATGGTTCGCAGCCTGGCCCAATGGACGAAGACGCTGAGCTTCCCCTCGCGTCTCTCGCCCAATCGCAACTCCAAGGACTGCTCCACATTGGCCAGTCCGGTGCCGCCACCCACTCCGCCCAGGAACAAGGCCACCGGCAGCAACTGCGCCACATCCCGCTCCTCCTCTTCAACAGTCTCCTCCTCGCACTCGTCCTCCCACAGTTCACCGACTCCAggaaataacaacaacaacatgccCATCACGGAACTGGAACAGATT ATTTATCCCGGTCCCGATCCGATCATGGGCTCTCTGGTGTTCTGCATCCACCACAAGCAGGGATGTAACTGGTCAGACGAGCTGCGCAAGCTGAAGGCCCATCTGAACACCTGCAAACACGACGCCACCCAGTGCCCCAACAAGTGCGGAGCGCAGATCCCACGCACCATGATGACCGATCACCTCCAGTACACCTGCATCATGCGGAGGACTCGCTGCGAGTTCTGCCAGAGCGAGTTCTCTGGCGCCGGACTCGAGGAGCACAATGGTAGCTGCGGCCAGGAGCCCGTCTACTGCGAGGCCAAGTGTGGTCAGCGGGTTCTTCGCGGCAGGATGACCATCCACAAGTCCAAGGACTGCACCAAGCGTCTCCGGCGCTGTGCCCACTGCCAGCGCGAGTTCTCGGCAGACACCCTGCCCCTCCACGCGGCCCAATGCCCCAGGGCTCCATTGTCCTGCCCCCAAAGATGCGATGCAGGTCCCATTGCCAGGGGTGAGCTGGAGGCCCATCTGCGGGACGAGTGCCAGTCGCTTGCCGTACCCTGCAGCTTCAAGGAGGCAGGTTGCCGCTTCAAGGGCCCCCGCCAGATGCTCGAGGCGCATCTCGAGAGCAACGCCGCCGCTCACCTCTCCCTGATGGTGGCCCTCAGTTCCAGACAGGGCCAGCAGATCCAAATGCTCAAGTCCGCCGTGTCCAAGCTGTCCATCAACTACACAGGCACCCTGCTGTGGAAGATCACCGACTGGTCGGCCAAGATGACGGAGGCTAGGGGCAAGGACGGGCTGGAGCTGGTATCGCCGCCCTTCTACACCTCCCAGTACGGCTACAAGCTGCAGGCCTCGATGTTCCTCAACGGCAACGGACCCGGCGAGAACACGCACGTATCCGTGTATATCAAGGTCCTGCCCGGAGAATACGACGCTCTGCTCAAGTGGCCCTTCTCGCACTCGATCACCTTCACGCTGTTCGAGCAGGGCGCCCAGAGCGGCCAGGGTGGCGTGGCGGAGTCGTTCGTGCCCGATCCCACCTGGGAGAACTTCCAGCGACCCTCGAACGAGCCTGACCAGCTTGGATTCGGCTTCCCGCGCTTCATCTCCCACGAGCTGCTGCACAGCCGACCCTTCATCAAGGGCGACACCGTGTTCCTGCGCGTCAAGGTGGACCCCAGCAAGATTGTGGCCGTCTAG
- the Traf4 gene encoding TNF receptor-associated factor 4 isoform X3, protein MGSLVFCIHHKQGCNWSDELRKLKAHLNTCKHDATQCPNKCGAQIPRTMMTDHLQYTCIMRRTRCEFCQSEFSGAGLEEHNGSCGQEPVYCEAKCGQRVLRGRMTIHKSKDCTKRLRRCAHCQREFSADTLPLHAAQCPRAPLSCPQRCDAGPIARGELEAHLRDECQSLAVPCSFKEAGCRFKGPRQMLEAHLESNAAAHLSLMVALSSRQGQQIQMLKSAVSKLSINYTGTLLWKITDWSAKMTEARGKDGLELVSPPFYTSQYGYKLQASMFLNGNGPGENTHVSVYIKVLPGEYDALLKWPFSHSITFTLFEQGAQSGQGGVAESFVPDPTWENFQRPSNEPDQLGFGFPRFISHELLHSRPFIKGDTVFLRVKVDPSKIVAV, encoded by the coding sequence ATGGGCTCTCTGGTGTTCTGCATCCACCACAAGCAGGGATGTAACTGGTCAGACGAGCTGCGCAAGCTGAAGGCCCATCTGAACACCTGCAAACACGACGCCACCCAGTGCCCCAACAAGTGCGGAGCGCAGATCCCACGCACCATGATGACCGATCACCTCCAGTACACCTGCATCATGCGGAGGACTCGCTGCGAGTTCTGCCAGAGCGAGTTCTCTGGCGCCGGACTCGAGGAGCACAATGGTAGCTGCGGCCAGGAGCCCGTCTACTGCGAGGCCAAGTGTGGTCAGCGGGTTCTTCGCGGCAGGATGACCATCCACAAGTCCAAGGACTGCACCAAGCGTCTCCGGCGCTGTGCCCACTGCCAGCGCGAGTTCTCGGCAGACACCCTGCCCCTCCACGCGGCCCAATGCCCCAGGGCTCCATTGTCCTGCCCCCAAAGATGCGATGCAGGTCCCATTGCCAGGGGTGAGCTGGAGGCCCATCTGCGGGACGAGTGCCAGTCGCTTGCCGTACCCTGCAGCTTCAAGGAGGCAGGTTGCCGCTTCAAGGGCCCCCGCCAGATGCTCGAGGCGCATCTCGAGAGCAACGCCGCCGCTCACCTCTCCCTGATGGTGGCCCTCAGTTCCAGACAGGGCCAGCAGATCCAAATGCTCAAGTCCGCCGTGTCCAAGCTGTCCATCAACTACACAGGCACCCTGCTGTGGAAGATCACCGACTGGTCGGCCAAGATGACGGAGGCTAGGGGCAAGGACGGGCTGGAGCTGGTATCGCCGCCCTTCTACACCTCCCAGTACGGCTACAAGCTGCAGGCCTCGATGTTCCTCAACGGCAACGGACCCGGCGAGAACACGCACGTATCCGTGTATATCAAGGTCCTGCCCGGAGAATACGACGCTCTGCTCAAGTGGCCCTTCTCGCACTCGATCACCTTCACGCTGTTCGAGCAGGGCGCCCAGAGCGGCCAGGGTGGCGTGGCGGAGTCGTTCGTGCCCGATCCCACCTGGGAGAACTTCCAGCGACCCTCGAACGAGCCTGACCAGCTTGGATTCGGCTTCCCGCGCTTCATCTCCCACGAGCTGCTGCACAGCCGACCCTTCATCAAGGGCGACACCGTGTTCCTGCGCGTCAAGGTGGACCCCAGCAAGATTGTGGCCGTCTAG